A window of Juglans regia cultivar Chandler chromosome 7, Walnut 2.0, whole genome shotgun sequence contains these coding sequences:
- the LOC118349063 gene encoding UPF0481 protein At3g47200-like yields MSRKTLSNRIEEFEGKHTGLSRNANECCMYKVHEQLRNVNEKAYKPVLLAIGPYNDQSKVGQGFMEEHKLRYLHQMLKRKKGNVETYIATLKELEERAHNCYGEHISHTPEEFVEMMVLDGCFIIELFHTYKTRALLNDPIFQMKWVLSRIARDLLLFENQLPFFILDKLFRMSESNNTLLRNRSKKLGEHVVDIDEEKDGISVESSTSTAQVIQTQLNDLALNFFSCFLPFEWNVDASSYNSTKKIKHLLCLVHEALTPLLLEMVCERLKVGFRFKNTEFEHLLGLIHATIGISLLDMEIDHARERQEAEIFKHLFGLIREGIIPLLSKMENMRKAIFYTSEF; encoded by the coding sequence ATGAGCAGGAAGACACTGTCCAATcgtattgaggaatttgagggAAAGCATACTGGGTTGAGTAGAAATGCTAATGAGTGTTGTATGTATAAAGTGCATGAGCAGTTACGTAACGTAAACGAGAAGGCTTACAAGCCTGTTCTGCTTGCCATCGGTCCTTACAACGATCAAAGCAAGGTTGGCCAGGGGTTTATGGAAGAGCATAAATTGCGCTACCTACATCAAAtgcttaaaagaaagaaaggaaatgtaGAAACATATATTGCAACCTTGAAAGAATTGGAAGAAAGAGCTCATAATTGCTATGGAGAACACATTAGCCACACCCCAGAGGAGTTTGTAGAAATGATGGTACTTGATGGGTGTTTCATTATTGAGTTGTTCCACACGTATAAAACAAGAGCTCTTTTAAATGACCCAATCTTTCAAATGAAGTGGGTGCTTTCTAGAATAGCTCGTGATCTactgttatttgaaaatcaacttccatTCTTTATTCTGGATAAATTGTTCAGGATGAGTGAGAGTAACAACACACTACTTCGTAACAGATCCAAGAAGCTAGGAGAACACGTTGTCGATATCGATGAGGAAAAAGATGGAATTAGCGTTGAAAGCTCTACCTCCACAGCTCAGGTTATCCAGACACAACTTAATGATCTTGccctcaattttttctcttgctttttaCCTTTTGAATGGAATGTCGATGCATCAAGTTATAATTCAACCAAAAAGATTAAGCATCTACTTTGTTTGGTGCATGAAGCTCTCACACCTTTGCTTCTAGAGATGGTATGTGAACGTTTAAAGGTCGGGTTTAGATTCAAGAACACAGAGTTTGAGCATCTCCTTGGTCTCATACATGCAACCATTGGTATTTCATTACTTGATATGGAAATAGATCATGCGAGAGAACGTCAAGAGGCAGAGATATTTAAGCACCTATTTGGTCTGATTCGTGAAGGTATCATTCCATTACTttcaaaaatggaaaatatgagGAAGGCAATTTTTTACACCAGTGAATTTTAG